Genomic segment of Brachyspira suanatina:
TCTCATCTGATTTTCAAGCATTCTGTATCTAGGAGAATATCTGCCATCTATATCTCTTAATTTCTGTCTGTCCCAATAGCTCATATAACCGCTTCCGAACCTGTAAAATCTTCCATTCCTATAATATGTTTTAGTATATCCCGGATTTGAAAATCTTGGTGTTGATAAATCATTTTTATAAGGATAAACAGGTATAGCATTCTTTGTTGTTTGCGGAATAAAAGGTCTTACATTCCCAACCCTAGGAGTCGGAGAATAACGATATTGTGAAAAAACCAAGCTTGCAACAGTTAAAAATATTAAAAATATTTTCATATATACCCTCCTAATTATTTTATATAATTATTATATAACTATTATATAATAAAGCAATATCAAAAAATAAGCCCCGCATAATAAATATCATGCGGGGTATAAAGTTGAGCGATTAAAAAAATTATTTATTTTGGTATACTTTGTCTATTTCTAAAAAACACTGACTTCTTAATTTTTGTAAGTCTGCTGAAGCTTTACTTCTAGCATCTATTGCAGCATTAATTGCATTTTGATCTGGAGTTTCTTTTCTCATTTCAGCGTTTATGTTTTGTGTTTGATTATATATTTCCATTCTTAAACTATCCATTTGAGGGAAATATTTATCTTGTATGCTTCTTACTTGATCAATTTGCTCTTGAGTAAGTGCAGCACCATAATATCCGTAACCTCTTCCATATCCAGCACCATATCCTCTGCCGTATCCGCATCCGCCTCTTCCGTAACCTCTACCATAGCCGCATCCATAACCATCGGCATATCCATAACCTCTTCTGTGTCCTCTTCCATAACCATCACCGTATCCGTAACCTGCACCATAACCTCTGCCATATTGAGCGAATAATGATACTGAACCTAAAACCATAATTGCTATTGAAATTAATATTACTGCTTTTTTACTTATTTTGTTTTTCATAATTGTTTTCTCCTTTTAATTTATATATTTTCTTAAATTATTATGCTAATTAATTATAGTAATAACATCCGTTATTATTGCCTCTGTTATAATAATTGTTATTATAACCGCAAGAGTTTCCTCTATTTCTTCCATTTCCATAACCTCTGCCATACTGGGCGAATAAAGACACTGAAGCAAAAATCATTATTAATGCTGAAATAAAAATTATAATACCTTTTCTCATATATTTTCTCCTGTTTTTTATTTTTTATCATTTTGTTTTCTTATGCCTTATTAGACGATGATAAAAATAAAAAGTTCCCGAAAAAATATAAATTTATTAAAAAAATTGAATTTTTTTATATACTAAGGGCATGTATATGTAATTTACTTAATTTTTTTATATAATTTCTTTATTAATCCTATTTTTCCAAAGCATATATAGTAGAATAATGCCAATATTAACACCACAGGAACGGCAACAGCTGTGAAACCTACCAAAAAGAATAATATGCCTGAGAAAAATTCTTTCAAAAATGAAATTAAATTCAAATATTTATTATATATATTTGTATTACTTTTTATTGCTTCCGGATTTGATATATTTAAAGTTACTCTTGAATAATCAACAGATGACTGAAGATTCTTTAAATTTCCTTTCATACTTTCTATTTCATAAGTTAAATTATTGATTCTATCTTCTACTTTTAGTATTTCATCAATATTTTTAGCTTCTCTTAAATAATTTCTTAATTTTTCTAAAAGTACTTCCCTATTTTTTATCCTATTTTCTGTATCATAATAAGCTTCTGTAACGTCCTGAGTATTTATATTTTTATTTTCAACTTTTTCATTTTGTTCTATGAAATCTATAAAGGTATAAAGATTTTCTTTAGGTATTCTTATATTAAGATAATATCTATTTTTAGAAGATTCAACATTATCAAAATATCCATTATATTCTTTTAATTTCTCTTCTATGGATTTATAGCTTTTTTCTACATCTTTTGAATTAACTCTTATATCAACTGAAACTATTAATTTTCTTTCTACAGCTGCCACATTTGAATCAGCATAGTCTGATACAGTACTTTCTTCTTCCATTCTGGCCTGAGGAGCAGGAGGCGGAGCAGATACTCCTGAAGTTGCAGCTAAAAAATTAATATTTTGCTCGGAAGATCCGCTTTTACCACCGCAAGATAAAAATAATAAAAATGTAAAGATTATAAATATAAATTTTTTCATATAATTACCCCCAAAAAATCATTTAATATAATAATGATATTATAACGAATTATTTTTTCAAGCTGTATTTTATATAAAAAGTATTTTATTTATTGTTACTTATATCTTTTAAATTATTTTTATCACAGTATACTATATTAGTATTAGGATTCAATTTCAAAACTTTATTATAATCTTTTATAGCCTCTTCATAAAGCCCTATATTATACTTAGCATTAGCCCTATTATGATAGGCAAGTTCATTATCAGGTTTTAATTCAATAGCCTTATTATAATCTTCTATAGCATCATAATACAAACCCAAATTATATTTTGCATTTCCTCTGTTATTATATGCCCATACATAATTTGGATTAAATTCTATAAACTTATTATAATCTCTTATAGACTCTTCAAATAAACCCAATTGAAATTTAGATAATGCCCTTAAATAATACATTTTCTCATCATTTGGATTTAATTCAATGGCTTTGTTATAATCATATATAGCATTTTCATAGAGTTTTAACTCCTGATTGGCAAGTCCTCTTATATAATATATTTCACTATCCGAACAGTTTATAAAATCATTAAGAAAATTATTGATTATATCTACAACATCTTTATAAAGTGAAAGATTAAATTTCTGTTTAACTAAATTCTTTATATCAATTAAATTATCATTCATAAAATATAGCCATTATGATATATTAAAGAATTTTATACTTTCTTCTAAAAACTTAGCTTTATCAAATAATCTCTTAGATAATTCGCTTGATTCCTCAGCCAAAGCAGCATTTTGAGTAGTAGCACTTTCTATACTATTTATAGCAATACTTATTTGAGAAACTCCTGCCTCTTGTTCTAATGATGTAGAAGTTATACTCTGCATTAAATCAGAAGTTCCGGATACTTTATCCTGCAATTGAATAAATATTTCCTGAGATTCCCTTGCAGTATTTGTAGCAGTATCTATTTTTTCAGCGGTATTATCAACAAGAGAAGTAATATCTTTAACAGATGTTTGAGTAGTTTGTGCCAAATTCCTAACCTCGCTTGCTACAACAGCAAAACCTTTTCCTTGAGTACCAGCACGGGCAGCCTCTACCGAAGCATTAAGAGCAAGTATATTAGTTTGAAATGCTATATCTTCAATAATCTTTGTAATATCTTTAATCTTATCGCTAGCCTGATGTACTTCTTCTATACTAGAAACTGTTTGTGCTATTATATTGGCAGCTCCTTCAATATGTGTCATAGATTCAGACATCATATTTTTACCGGATACAGAATTATCAGCAGATGCTTTAATAGTAGAAACTATTTCCTCCAAACTTGAAGCTGTTTCTTCCAAACTAGATGCTTGAGAATCAGTTCTGCTTGAAAGTTCAACACTGCTTTCCATCATTCTCTGAGAAGCTAAAACTATTTCATTTGATGCATCATTAACATTGCTTACAACCTCAGCTAATTTCTTACTCATAATATTAAATGCTTTCTCTAACTCTCCGAATTCATCTTTTCTATAATTAGTTTCAGATTTAAGTTCTATATTTCCTTCAGATATTCTATTTGCCTTTTTCATCAAAACACTTAAAGGACTCATAGTTTTTGTGATATATGAAACCGAAAATAAATTAACAAATATTATAGACAATATACAAACTATTATAGCTATTCTAACCATACTTATATTTTCAGCATATATAACATTATCATCTGTTGCCATAGATAATATCCAAGGCATAGTATTCATTCTTGTATAAATTGCTGTTCTCTTTTCACCATTAGTATCAGAAATATATTTTAATGTACCATTATCTTTGTTAGATTTTATAACTTCATCATAGCTTTTATTTGCTGAAGTATTTATTTGATTTCTAGTATCAAGCGAAATATTTCTTTGATAATCAATTGCAAATAGTCTTCCTGTTTCTGGAAGCTGCAATTCTCCTAATTTTGCTCCTAAAGCATCCCAATTAAGAATCATATACACTGTTCCAACTAACACATTATTAGTTTTAACTCCTGCAATGATTGCTAAAGTCATATTATCACTTATAGTTGATTTTATTACTTTTGTATCATAAGCAACATCATAATTATTTTTTACAAAATTATCCCAAATGCCTGGTCTTAGCTCTTTTATACTTCTTCCTAAATTGATACTTTTTGTATTTTGCAAAGTAATACCATTTACATCAGTAACCCCAATATCCAAAGAATATTTATTTATAGCTTCAAACTGTTTCAATGTATCTATTAATGCTACAGCTTCTTCAGGAGTTTGAGTACCAGATAAATAGTTAATAATAGAAGGCGTAATAGAATATGTTTTTATTAAAGTATTGTTTTCTTCAAACCATGTATCCAGCATAGATTTATAACCTTCTATAGTATTATTATATCCAGCATATGTAGATTTTGTTATACCTACATAAGATTTATATGATAATATTATTATTGTTATTATAAGAAGTATTGTTGTAATAATACTTATAGTCAATGGCATCTTAAATCTTATAGAACTAGTCTTTTTCATGGCATTAGATCCTCTAAAATTTAATATTTTATAAAAATAGTTTAACACTTATTACAAAATTTATATATACAAATTTATCGTTTTTTTATATAAAAAATTCAATTAATATATAAATTTATTTGATTTTTAATTAGTATTTATATATTTTTATAATATTAGTATTCTTTAATTAAGAAATTTATTTTATAAAGCATTTACAATTAATAAATACTATATTATGATGTTAATATGAAAACTAATATAAAGAATAAATTAAAAAAAATTATAAGCTTTATACCTATGTTTATAATTATTATTTTAATACTATGGTATAAATCTCCAATAAATGGAATAAAATGCTATCCTGAAAGCGTATCAAAAATAGATATGAATTATAATGGAAAATCTATAATTGTAACCAATACTAATGATATAAATTTCATAATAAAAAGTTTGAATAGTATATCTTTAAATAAATCAATATTAAAAATAAATAAATCTAAAATCGGATTCATAATAAATATACATTCAACTAATAAAAACATGATTAATAATTTAATTATATATTCAGCTGAAGCAGCTTCTATAGGAAATTTTTATTATACCGATAAAAATACAATGTTACCTTATGAATATATAAAAAATTTGTACACTAATGTAAATTAGATTCAAATATATGTAAAAAAAATATAACACTTTTTTTTAAAATTAGGTATAATTAAAAAGTATAGTTTAAATAAAATAATTTTTTGAATCTGGAGAAGATAAGTCATGAAAAAACTTCAAAGCTTAAGAGTGAAGATGCCTCTCATCATTATTTCTATGGTTACTTTCTTTATTGTAGCATTAATAGTAATAACAGAAATAAAAGCATCCGATGCCATAAAAAATGCTACATATACTGGATATAACAACACAGTTATGGGCTTTGCATCACTTATAGATACTTGGTTTGATGATCAATTGGTTATAGCAAGCATATACGGAACTTCTGAAGAATTAATAAGATATTTGCAGTTAAGAACAGAAGATTTAAGAAATATAGCTTTAAATAATCTAAAAAAATTTAAATCATTAAATGAATATGCTATAAATATAGGCTTATCAGATTCTAATGGAATAGTATTGATCGATTCAGATAACCCTGATCTAGTAAATCAAAATGTTTTTAATATACATCCAGATTTAAAAAATAAAATAAATGGTAACTCTAAAGGAGTATTCGGAGAAAATATTACTCACTCTCTTACAACTGGCGGATGGTCTTTAATACTGCTAGAAAAAGTTACTGATGGTAATAATCAGCTTATTGGATATTTATATGTTATGCTTGACTGGTCTACTTTGAATAAAAATCACATAGAACCTCTTGTAATAGGTAAAACAGGAAGTATGTTTGCTATTGATAAAAATTTAATAATAAAAATACATAGTAAAACAGAAAATATAAATCAGCCTGCTCCTGCTCAATTTAAAGATGCTTTCAACTTGGGAAAAGGAATATTAAGTTATGATTTCAATGGTGAAAGCAGAGTTTCATCAGTTATGACATTAAAATCACAGCCTTGGGTATTGGGTATATCTGTAACAGAAGCTGAAATATATGAAGCTAACAGAATACTTATGCTTATGATGATAGTAATATCTCTTATAGCTATAGTTATAATATCAGTATTTATATCTATATTTATTATGTCTATAACAAAACCATTACATTTATTAGTAGGTGTTGCTAAAGAAATAGCAGATGGAGATTTAAGAACTACAAAACAAAAAATTAAAAGAAAAGATGAACTTGGAGAATTATCAGATGCATTTGTTGCTATGAGAAAAAAATTAGTAGATACTATAATGACTGTTGAAGAATCTGCAAATAATATTACAATGGCTGCAAAAGAATTATCTGAACAAAATACAGATTTAGCACATAGAACAGAAAGTCAGGCAGCAAGTATTGAGGAAACTTCTGCCTCTATGACAGAAATTTCTGCAACAATAAGAGACTCTGCTGAACACTCTATAAATGGAAGTAAAATGATATTAGATTCTAAATCATCTGTAGAGAATGCTGGAAATATTATATCTGAAACAACTACAAATATAGAAGAAGTTCATGATGCAAGTTCTAAAATTAAGGATATAACAAAAATAATTGAAGATATAGCATTCCAAACTAATATACTTGCTCTTAATGCTTCAGTAGAGGCTGCACGTGCCGGAGAACAAGGTAAAGGATTTGCTGTTGTAGCTGCTGAAGTAAGAAACTTGGCTCAAACTACTCAAACTTCAGTAAAAAGCATTACAGATTTGATTGAAAATGTTTATGAAAAGATAGATAAATACAGGGACAGCAAGAGAATCTCAGGAAATATTTATAGAAATACAGAATAAAATAGACGATGCTTCTAAAATTATGCAAGGAATAAGCAACAGTGCGGTTGAACAGCAAAATGGTATAGATCAGGTAAAAATAGCAATAGCAGAAATGGATTCTACAACTCAGAAAAATGCTGCATTAGTAGAAGAAGCTACTGCATCTGCTGAATTATTATTCGCTCAGTCTAAAGAATTAATGGATGCTATACACTTATTCAAACTTCCTGATGGAACTAAATAAGTAAATTATAAAATATAAAAAAATACCTCATACTTTTATTTAGGGTATGGGGTATTTTTATTTTAAACATATTATATAATCAAATATTATACAAATAAAATATATATTGAAATAAAAAATCACAATATATGTATTAAATGTACAATACTATATAAGAAAATCTTAAATATTACAATATCTTTACCATTTTTTACCTATTTTTACATAAAAACATAATATGCTTTATTATTCAATATTATTTATATAGTTATATAACTATACAAATAAAAATTATGAGGTTAATATTTTATGAACAAACTCAAAAGCTTGAAAGTGAAAATACCCCTAACAATCATTTCTGTAGTAGTAGTATTTATAGCGGCATTAATTGTAATAACTGATATAAAAGCTTCAGAAAGTCTTAAAAAAACGGCATTAGACGGATATAATAATATTGTTTTCGGATATGCTTCTCTAATAGATACATGGTTTGATGAACAAATAATTATAGCAGAAACTTATGGATCAAATAAAGAATTAATGGATTATCTAAAAAATGGCAGTGAAGCAGAAAAAGAAGCAGCTTATAATAGACTAAAAAAAATACAGTCAATAAATAAATATGCTATTAACATAGGATTAACTGATATCAATGGCAATATAACATTAGATTCAACTGATGAAAATTACATAGGTAAAAGCATTTTTGATTTCAATGCTGATTTAAAAGATAAATTAAATTCTGATAAAAATACTATATTCTCCGAAGAAATAACAAAATCTTCTGTAACAGATAATTGGTCTTTAACTTTAATTGAAAAAGTATTTGATGATAATAATCAATTAATAGGACATCTTTATATTATTTTCGACTGGGCTAAATTTAATATACAGCATGTGGAGCCTTTAGTTGTTGGAAAAACTGGCAATATGTTTATGATAGATAATAATTTAATTTGTAAGATACATAGTAAAACTCAATATATAAATATTTCAGCACCTTCTGAATTAAAAGGAGGATTCGATTTAGGAAAAGGAGTTTTCCATTATGTTTGGGAAAATGAAAAAAGAGTATCATCTGTAATTACATTAAAAACTTTACCTTGGGTACTTGGAATATCAGTAACTGAAAAAGAAATTTATGAACAAAATCAAATACTTCTAATTATAATAATATCAATATCATCAGCAGCTATATTAATATTATCTGCATTCATATTCTTATTCATAAAATCTATAACAAAACCATTAGACATATTAGTAAATTCAGCAAAAGAAATAGCAAGCGGAGATTTGAGAAACACAAAAGAAAGCATACATCGTGAAGATGAATTAGGAGAATTATCCAATGCATTTACATATATGAGAAATAAATTAGTTGATACTATAAAAGAAGTAGAAATTTCAGCAAACAATATCAGCACGGTTGCTAAAGGTTTATCTGAACAAAATAATAATTTATCAAATAGAACAGAAAGCCAAGCAGCAAGTATAGAAGAAACTTCAGCATCTATGAATGAAATAACAGCTACTATAAAAGATTCTGCGGATAATTCTATAAATGGAAATAAAATGATATTGGATGCAAAATATTCTATAGAAAATGCTGGAAATATAATCTTAGAAACTACTTCAAGCATAGAAGAAGTAAATGAAGCAAGCTATAAAATAAAAGATATTACAAAAATAATTGAAGATATAGCATTTCAAACTAATATACTCGCTCTTAATGCTTCTGTAGAGGCAGCACGTGCCGGAGAACAAGGAAAAGGTTTCTCTGTAGTTGCAAGCGAGGTAAGAAATCTTGCTCAAACTACACAAACCTCAGTAAAAAGCATATCAGAGTTAATTGAAAATGTATCTGATAAAATAGATAAAGCAACAGGAACAGCAAGAGAATCTCAAAAAATATTTGTAGATGTTCAAAATAAAATCAATAAAGCTTCAAAAATTATGAAAGATATAAGTCAAAATGCAGTAGAACAGCAGAATGGTGTAGATCAAGTAAAAATAGCCATTTCTCAAATGGATTCTGACACACAGAAGAATGCTTCTTTAGTAGAAGATGCAGCATCTTCAGCTAAAACATTGTTTAATCAATCAGAAAAGCTTATGGAAACTGTACATTTATTCAAGCTTCCTGTAAAATAATGCTTAATATTTGAAAACTATATATTTATACATTTGATATTTATTGATTTTCGTATAAAATAGCATTAAATATTTTTATATAAGGTACAATATGTCATTTACATTTAATGTATTAAAAAACAGTAGTCAAACAGCAGCAAGACTTGGAAAAATAAATATTAATGGAATAGAAATAGATACACCTGTTTTTATGCCTGTTGGTACAAAAGCAACAGTAAAGGCTTTAACCCCTCTTATGATAGAAGAAACTGAAAGTAAAATAATATTAGCCAATACGTATCATTTAGTATTAAAACCTGGACTTGAGGTATTAAAAAAATTCGGCGGAGTTAAAAAGTTTATGGGCTGGAAAGGAGCTATGCTTACAGATTCCGGCGGATTTCAGGTATTTTCTTTGGCAAAATTAAGAAAAATAAATGATGACGGAGTGGAATTTAGCTCTCATATAGATGGTTCTAAATACTTTTTTACCCCTAGAAGTGTAATGGAAGCTGAGCATATTATAGGGGCAGACTTTATAATGTGTCTTGATGAATGTTCTAAGCATGATGCCTCTTATGAATATGTTAAAGAAGCAATGTTCAGAACACATAAATGGGCTAAAGAATGCAAAGAATATCATGACAGCACTCCAAACAGCGAATATCAGTATTTAGGAGGCATCATACAGGGCGGAATGTTTGATGATTTAAGAAAAGAAAGTGCTGAAACTCTAGTAAATATGGATTTCCCTTTCTATTCTATAGGAGGACTTTCTGTAGGTGAAACTCCTGAACAAATGCATGAAGTTCTTTCAAAAGTTATGCTATACACTAACAAGCAAAAACCACGTTATTTAATGGGTGTTAGCGAGCCTAGAGATATACTTAATGGGGTTATGGAAGGTATAGATATGTTTGACTGTGTTATGCCTACTAGAAATGCTAGAAATGGAGAGGCATTTACTATGAATGGTGTTGTGAGGATAAGAAATTCTAAATATAGAATGGATGATGAAGTGCTTGAAGAAGGCTGTGATTGTTATACTTGTAAGAATTTCTCTAAAGCCTATCTTAATCATTTGGATAAAACGCATGAAATACTATTTTCTACTCTTATGACTATACATAATGTAAGATTTATGCAAAGATTTATGAAAGATTTAAGAAATTCTATTGAAAATGATGTATTTTCCGATTATAGAAAGGATATGATGAATAAATTTTATTAAAAAATTTATTAGTTTACATATTTTACAAAAAGTTGTATTATATAACATAAAATAATTAAGCGAGTTTATTTATGGCAGGTAAATACGATAAGCAATTAGCTAAATATAATGATATTTTATCTAAAAAACCAAATGATCCTTATGCTTTATCTATTCTAGCTAGAATAGCAATTAAAGAAAATAGAATTGAGGATGCAGAGAACTATTATACTGCTATTTTATTAAAAATGCCTGATCATCCAGAATCATTATATATGATGGGCTTCATAAATATGAAAATAAATAAATATAGTGCTGCTGTAAAGTATTTCAAAAAGCTTTTAGAAAATGGTAAAGAAAATGTTTTTATATATGAATATTTATCTACAATGGATAAAAGTAACAGAAGAGAATATTTAGAAAAAGCATTAGAATTATCAAAAAATATGAAAACAAGATCCAAAGATTATAAAAGATGTTCATATATAGCCTTCCAATCTTATGCTTGGAAGGAATATGATATATCTTTTGAATATGCCAATTTAGCTTATGATGCTAAGCCTACAAATGATATTATTAATCTATTAGGATGTATATATCATCATAATGAAGATTATGACAAGGCTCTTTCTCTTTTCCATGAAGTTAATGCTAATTATGAAAGCAAAAATCCTTATGTATTATGTAATATATCTTCATGCTATAATAAAAAAAATAGTAATAAAATGGCTATAAGATATTTAGAAAAAGCTTTGGAAGTTAATAATAATGACAAAGTAATATACTATACTATAGGTTCTATATATGCTTCAACAGGAAATAAAAAATTAGCAATTGAAAATTTTGAAAATGCTTTAAAAATTAATAATAATTATGAAGAGGCAAGAAAGGCTTTGGAGGCTATTAAAGAGTAATATTTTTATGTAAAAAAATAAATAAAAAACTTTCAATATTAGTCAATTTAGTATATTATAAATAACTAAAATATATAGTAATGAATGGGGTATTGCAACTGTGAACTTTTTCGATTATATAAAATACAATTTATTTAACATAAGAACTCCTGAACTAGTAGAAAAAATGCGTATGGAGGAGTATTCTGATAGAATATCTAAACAAAAATATAATTTTGTAGACTTAAAAACTAAATCATTAACAGTTACATGTGCAAAATTCATGTTTGAAATGTATAAAGTAATAGGACCATTACTCAATCCTTTAAAAGAAGAGTTTATAATAAAAGATGGAAAACAATTTTCATATTATTTGATAGAAGTATCTTTTAATAATGAAATGAAAGAATTATATGCTACATTAAATAGAGATTATATGATGTCAAAAATACAGGAAGGTAAAAATCCTAATGCTGTATTTAATGAAGTAAAAAATAACTTCGTAAAATTCAAGAAATTTATAAGCGGAGAAAGTGGAAAAGAAATCAATTTAACTTTCAATTTGCTTAAAGACTTTGCCCAGTTATCAAATTTTGATTTCTTTCTATTTTTAAGAGCTTTTTGTCCTTCATTTGTAGATGGTGCTTATAATTCTAATCCACAATTCAAACCTAGTTCAAATATACAAATAGTTGATGACTTAGTAAAATTAGACTATGCTGTTAATTCTATAGTAATAAGAAAAGAATTATTATCTGCATTAAATGTATTTCAGCAATATTTAGGAATGCCTGCTATACCTGAAAAAAATATTAAATCATTCTTAGCAAGAATTAAATATCTTCAAACTCCTGATGTAATGCATGACATAATAGTTTATTTACTTAAAGATTTTACTTATAAATGCAGTATTAATCCGTCAAATGTTAATATATTTGTAAATTATATAACAGATTTCACAAATAATTTGAAAAAAGATATGGATAGTATAGTTTCTGAAATTAAGAGCAGTAAAATTGCTGGAATGAGAAATAAAATATTTAACGGCATAGAAATATTAAAAATGTCTAATGTAAATGAAGAAAAAAATGAACAGCTTGAAAAATTTGACTGTCCTATATTTACATGTGTAGAACCGCTTCAGTATATAAAAACATTCATCATAGAAATGTTTGATATAAAT
This window contains:
- a CDS encoding methyl-accepting chemotaxis protein; protein product: MNKLKSLKVKIPLTIISVVVVFIAALIVITDIKASESLKKTALDGYNNIVFGYASLIDTWFDEQIIIAETYGSNKELMDYLKNGSEAEKEAAYNRLKKIQSINKYAINIGLTDINGNITLDSTDENYIGKSIFDFNADLKDKLNSDKNTIFSEEITKSSVTDNWSLTLIEKVFDDNNQLIGHLYIIFDWAKFNIQHVEPLVVGKTGNMFMIDNNLICKIHSKTQYINISAPSELKGGFDLGKGVFHYVWENEKRVSSVITLKTLPWVLGISVTEKEIYEQNQILLIIIISISSAAILILSAFIFLFIKSITKPLDILVNSAKEIASGDLRNTKESIHREDELGELSNAFTYMRNKLVDTIKEVEISANNISTVAKGLSEQNNNLSNRTESQAASIEETSASMNEITATIKDSADNSINGNKMILDAKYSIENAGNIILETTSSIEEVNEASYKIKDITKIIEDIAFQTNILALNASVEAARAGEQGKGFSVVASEVRNLAQTTQTSVKSISELIENVSDKIDKATGTARESQKIFVDVQNKINKASKIMKDISQNAVEQQNGVDQVKIAISQMDSDTQKNASLVEDAASSAKTLFNQSEKLMETVHLFKLPVK
- a CDS encoding tetratricopeptide repeat protein, which codes for MAGKYDKQLAKYNDILSKKPNDPYALSILARIAIKENRIEDAENYYTAILLKMPDHPESLYMMGFINMKINKYSAAVKYFKKLLENGKENVFIYEYLSTMDKSNRREYLEKALELSKNMKTRSKDYKRCSYIAFQSYAWKEYDISFEYANLAYDAKPTNDIINLLGCIYHHNEDYDKALSLFHEVNANYESKNPYVLCNISSCYNKKNSNKMAIRYLEKALEVNNNDKVIYYTIGSIYASTGNKKLAIENFENALKINNNYEEARKALEAIKE
- the tgt gene encoding tRNA guanosine(34) transglycosylase Tgt, with the translated sequence MSFTFNVLKNSSQTAARLGKININGIEIDTPVFMPVGTKATVKALTPLMIEETESKIILANTYHLVLKPGLEVLKKFGGVKKFMGWKGAMLTDSGGFQVFSLAKLRKINDDGVEFSSHIDGSKYFFTPRSVMEAEHIIGADFIMCLDECSKHDASYEYVKEAMFRTHKWAKECKEYHDSTPNSEYQYLGGIIQGGMFDDLRKESAETLVNMDFPFYSIGGLSVGETPEQMHEVLSKVMLYTNKQKPRYLMGVSEPRDILNGVMEGIDMFDCVMPTRNARNGEAFTMNGVVRIRNSKYRMDDEVLEEGCDCYTCKNFSKAYLNHLDKTHEILFSTLMTIHNVRFMQRFMKDLRNSIENDVFSDYRKDMMNKFY
- a CDS encoding methyl-accepting chemotaxis protein, which codes for MKKTSSIRFKMPLTISIITTILLIITIIILSYKSYVGITKSTYAGYNNTIEGYKSMLDTWFEENNTLIKTYSITPSIINYLSGTQTPEEAVALIDTLKQFEAINKYSLDIGVTDVNGITLQNTKSINLGRSIKELRPGIWDNFVKNNYDVAYDTKVIKSTISDNMTLAIIAGVKTNNVLVGTVYMILNWDALGAKLGELQLPETGRLFAIDYQRNISLDTRNQINTSANKSYDEVIKSNKDNGTLKYISDTNGEKRTAIYTRMNTMPWILSMATDDNVIYAENISMVRIAIIVCILSIIFVNLFSVSYITKTMSPLSVLMKKANRISEGNIELKSETNYRKDEFGELEKAFNIMSKKLAEVVSNVNDASNEIVLASQRMMESSVELSSRTDSQASSLEETASSLEEIVSTIKASADNSVSGKNMMSESMTHIEGAANIIAQTVSSIEEVHQASDKIKDITKIIEDIAFQTNILALNASVEAARAGTQGKGFAVVASEVRNLAQTTQTSVKDITSLVDNTAEKIDTATNTARESQEIFIQLQDKVSGTSDLMQSITSTSLEQEAGVSQISIAINSIESATTQNAALAEESSELSKRLFDKAKFLEESIKFFNIS
- a CDS encoding Spy/CpxP family protein refolding chaperone encodes the protein MKNKISKKAVILISIAIMVLGSVSLFAQYGRGYGAGYGYGDGYGRGHRRGYGYADGYGCGYGRGYGRGGCGYGRGYGAGYGRGYGYYGAALTQEQIDQVRSIQDKYFPQMDSLRMEIYNQTQNINAEMRKETPDQNAINAAIDARSKASADLQKLRSQCFLEIDKVYQNK
- a CDS encoding DUF4349 domain-containing protein, which encodes MKKFIFIIFTFLLFLSCGGKSGSSEQNINFLAATSGVSAPPPAPQARMEEESTVSDYADSNVAAVERKLIVSVDIRVNSKDVEKSYKSIEEKLKEYNGYFDNVESSKNRYYLNIRIPKENLYTFIDFIEQNEKVENKNINTQDVTEAYYDTENRIKNREVLLEKLRNYLREAKNIDEILKVEDRINNLTYEIESMKGNLKNLQSSVDYSRVTLNISNPEAIKSNTNIYNKYLNLISFLKEFFSGILFFLVGFTAVAVPVVLILALFYYICFGKIGLIKKLYKKIK
- a CDS encoding tetratricopeptide repeat protein, which codes for MNDNLIDIKNLVKQKFNLSLYKDVVDIINNFLNDFINCSDSEIYYIRGLANQELKLYENAIYDYNKAIELNPNDEKMYYLRALSKFQLGLFEESIRDYNKFIEFNPNYVWAYNNRGNAKYNLGLYYDAIEDYNKAIELKPDNELAYHNRANAKYNIGLYEEAIKDYNKVLKLNPNTNIVYCDKNNLKDISNNK